From Dreissena polymorpha isolate Duluth1 chromosome 15, UMN_Dpol_1.0, whole genome shotgun sequence, a single genomic window includes:
- the LOC127860433 gene encoding zinc finger protein 236-like — MGSLSYYHILLHVTQIQEDAIKKLFNENKWDYLCQGVNDTILTAIKETAIKEPNSRPTLSESKKVLPFRKSTRAIKPRICDDFITEEVLEHGYTKPKKKDNDNYIEHENGFKYKYETSVKVGESDLNVLQVDMSESVSVGETLNDSCVDLCTTAERSGAEISDGQIFQRVDDEKNVLATPFPEANHMMLDENEETVDTAIVGKVAKSEGVLPEVSNKTRSKHSKPRLENTAYTSSAKTSRREYGKVAEENLPCKCFYCERRFAFEKYLKKHVKRVHPKMSQGMFCEYCSANFKHRQDLYAHIKEAHPDRRNKKLQCDLCGNVFRSKGSYDEHRKAVHTDERAFSCDICNKSYKSERVLKIHRLRHAPAQEMCVICGKRFRLRAEVKHHMRRHNNDRRIQCDSCDKVFYRNSELKNHQRIHTGEKPFKCPYCSYACTIKGNLDKHMKVHLNGKVNGQVRKEKLLHLNSHLHVDDNFERQDSSHIPAEFHNLPQTIELKWTNKEDSDSGMKVGNEWSVSVLNQQERDAVETMQQWQGVNVIARMSQYQVPSTVLFTDETPEQHQSGTLDHAQVHCISGMQPKLVTVNPADLMPAVSAASASVIPAVVFSNEDGDDGDGNNGSDGNSEKQKPGCVQTFYSLKSNQMPVLTQIISHGNEVTVVPWSQECGLQKVVGDVNTTLLPTVVQPLYVEGKFKDEQVVVVASSSMETLNSSPNTLPQSSSAVIIQSYPEGFVESGWE, encoded by the exons ATGGGAAGTCTCTCATACTATCACATTTTGCTACATGTGACGCAGATCCAAGAAGATGCTATCAAGAAATtgttcaatgaaaataaatgggacTACCTGTGCCAAG GAGTCAATGACACCATCCTGACAGCCATCAAGGAAACTGCAATAAAAGAACCAAACAGCAGGCCAACTTTAAGTGAGAGCAAAAAAGTTCTTCCATTCAGAAAATCTACTAGGGCAATAAAACCCAGAATATGTGATGACTTTATAACTGAAGAAGTGTTAGAACATGGTTACACAAAACCTAAGAAGAAAGACAACGATAATTATATTGAGCACGAAAATGGTTTCAAGTACAAATATGAAACTAGCGTCAAAGTTGGTGAAAGTGATTTGAATGTTTTACAAGTTGATATGAGTGAGTCTGTATCTGTTGGAGAGACACTTAATGACAGTTGTGTTGATTTGTGTACAACTGCGGAAAGAAGTGGGGCAGAGATAAGTGATGGGCAGATTTTCCAACGTGTAGATGATGAGAAAAACGTCTTAGCTACGCCATTTCCCG AAGCCAACCATATGATGTTAGATGAAAACGAAGAAACAGTTGATACAGCAATTGTAGGAAAG GTCGCCAAGAGTGAAGGTGTATTGCCCGAAGTGAGCAACAAAACCAGGTCTAAACATTCAAAGCCCAGGCTGGAGAATACAGCATACACATCCTCAGCAAAGACAAGCAGACGTGAGTACGGGAAAGTGGCAGAGGAGAATCTACCGTGCAAGTGCTTCTACTGTGAGCGCCGCTTTGCCTTCGAGAAGTACCTCAAGAAGCATGTGAAGAGGGTCCATCCAAAAATGTCTCAGGGAATGTTCTGTGAATACTGTTCTGCAAACTTTAAACACC GCCAGGACCTGTATGCTCACATCAAAGAGGCTCATCCTGACCGGAGGAACAAGAAGCTGCAGTGTGACCTGTGTGGAAACGTGTTCCGCTCCAAGGGCTCATACGACGAGCATCGCAAGGCCGTACATACGGACGAACGAGCGTTCTCGTGTGACATTTGTAACAAATCGTACAAGTCTGAGAGGGTGTTGAAAATACATCGATTACGACACGCTCCAGCCCAAGAGATGTGCGTGATTTGTGGCAAACGTTTTCGGCTCCGTGCCGAGGTTAAGCATCACATGCGCCGCCATAACAACGATAGACGCATCCAGTGCGACTCGTGCGATAAAGTGTTTTATAGAAACAGTGAACTAAAAAATCATCAGCGCATACATACTGGCGAAAAGCCGTTTAAATGTCCTTATTGCTCCTACGCATGCACAATCAAGGGAAACCTCGATAAACACATGAAAGTGCATTTAAATGGAAAAGTGAACGGTCAAGTTCGAAAAGAAAAATTGTTGCATTTAAATTCTCATTTACATGTAGATGACAACTTTGAGCGTCAAGACTCTTCCCATATTCCTGCTGAATTTCATAATTTACCTCAGACCATAGAACTTAAGTGGACTAACAAGGAGGATAGTGACTCTGGTATGAAGGTTGGCAACGAGTGGTCAGTGTCCGTTCTCAACCAACAGGAGCGTGATGCAGTTGAGACTATGCAGCAGTGGCAGGGGGTTAATGTGATTGCCCGCATGTCTCAATACCAGGTCCCTAGCACCGTGCTGTTCACAGACGAGACCCCTGAACAGCACCAGTCTGGTACCCTGGACCATGCACAGGTGCACTGTATCAGTGGCATGCAGCCAAAATTAGTGACTGTTAACCCTGCCGACCTGATGCCTGCTGTATCGGCAGCCAGTGCCAGTGTGATACCTGCTGTGGTATTTTCTAATGAAGATGGAGATGATGGTGATGGCAATAATGGAAGTGACGGGAATTCTGAGAAACAGAAACCTGGGTGTGTGCAAACGTTCTACAGCCTGAAGAGCAATCAGATGCCTGTCCTGACTCAGATAATCTCCCATGGTAATGAGGTCACTGTAGTACCTTGGTCCCAGGAATGTGGGCTGCAGAAAGTTGTGGGCGATGTAAACACGACGTTGCTACCCACGGTGGTACAGCCCTTGTACGTGGAAGGCAAGTTCAAGGATGAGCAAGTGGTTGTGGTCGCCTCAAGCAGTA
- the LOC127860439 gene encoding protein DPCD-like: MAAPMAWIDILKNSQKTCLIQDGRRKLHFTLQDGRELAEEYDINTQELVVRKWRRSSVLGGQGRWEFEVGEQLAPRSVNTEGLVESMSNPVFVRKDTSTAFQWRIRNLPYPLETYSMQCNQENNIVITTSNKKYYKKFRIPDMERCNLPLQQASISVAHANNTLIVSYKKPPPILDMEKALQEEFKKMKASKDGDVDCRPS; this comes from the exons ATGGCTGCGCCCATGGCTTGGATTGATATTTTGAAGAATTCACAAAAAACATGCTTGATTCAGGATG GCAGAAGAAAATTACATTTCACTCTGCAAGATGGAAGAGAGTTGGCTGAAGAGTATGATATAAATACCCAAGAATTAGTCG TGCGTAAATGGCGAAGGTCGTCTGTGCTAGGGGGCCAGGGCAGGTGGGAGTTTGAGGTCGGGGAGCAGCTGGCCCCACGCAGTGTCAACACAGAGGGACTTGTGGAGAGCATGAGCAAT CCTGTATTTGTGCGGAAGGACACCTCGACAGCCTTTCAGTGGCGGATACGCAACCTCCCGTACCCATTGGAAACCTACTCAATGCAGTGCAATCAAGAGAACAATATAGTCATCACCACCTCAAATAAGAA ATACTACAAGAAGTTCCGTATCCCTGACATGGAGAGATGCAATCTACCCCTGCAGCAGGCCTCTATCAGTGTGGCACATGCAAACAATACCCTCATAGTCTCT tacAAGAAGCCACCTCCAATACTTGATATGGAAAAGGCTTTACAAGAAGAATTCAAGAAAATGAAAGCCAGCAAAGATGGAGATGTGGATTGCAGACCCAGCTGA